The following are from one region of the Corylus avellana chromosome ca1, CavTom2PMs-1.0 genome:
- the LOC132168188 gene encoding frataxin, mitochondrial-like isoform X3 yields MASRLQYLRRLPRLLKPSSSSSSSSTIRRFSFLLLEASRSETTRWSPACRTFCSRPLNLGDDPQGPAAIDYSSVLQEDEFHRLSNSTIHHLLEKLEEYGDNVEIDGFDVDYGNEVLTLKLGDLGMYVLNKQTPNRQIWLSSPVRLDKEGWRGAGLKLIFLK; encoded by the exons ATGGCTTCCAGGTTGCAATACCTCAGAAGGCTCCCAAGGCTTTTAAagccttcttcttcctcttcttcttcttcgacgATCCGTAGATTCAGTTTTCTGCTTCTAGAAGCTTCGAGGTCTGAGACAACTCGGTGGTCTCCTGCTTGTAGAACCTTCTGCTCTCGTCCACTGAATCTCGGAGACGACCCTCAAGGCCCTGCCGCCATTGATTACAG TTCTGTACTGCAAGAGGATGAGTTTCACAGGCTAAGCAATTCCACAATACATCACCTCCTAGAGAAACTCGAG GAATATGGTGATAATGTTGAAATAGATGGCTTTGACGTAGACTATGGG AATGAGGTGTTAACCTTGAAACTCGGGGATCTGGGTATGTATGTGTTGAACAAACAAACACCAAATAGACAAATTTGGCTATCTTCCCCAGTGAG ACTTGACAAAGAAGGTTGGAGAGGAGCTGGATTGAAGTTGATCTTCTTGAAATGA
- the LOC132168188 gene encoding frataxin, mitochondrial-like isoform X1, with protein MASRLQYLRRLPRLLKPSSSSSSSSTIRRFSFLLLEASRSETTRWSPACRTFCSRPLNLGDDPQGPAAIDYSSVLQEDEFHRLSNSTIHHLLEKLEEYGDNVEIDGFDVDYGNEVLTLKLGDLGMYVLNKQTPNRQIWLSSPVSGPARFDWDRNAQTWVYRRSKADLLNMLEGELEQLCGEPISLS; from the exons ATGGCTTCCAGGTTGCAATACCTCAGAAGGCTCCCAAGGCTTTTAAagccttcttcttcctcttcttcttcttcgacgATCCGTAGATTCAGTTTTCTGCTTCTAGAAGCTTCGAGGTCTGAGACAACTCGGTGGTCTCCTGCTTGTAGAACCTTCTGCTCTCGTCCACTGAATCTCGGAGACGACCCTCAAGGCCCTGCCGCCATTGATTACAG TTCTGTACTGCAAGAGGATGAGTTTCACAGGCTAAGCAATTCCACAATACATCACCTCCTAGAGAAACTCGAG GAATATGGTGATAATGTTGAAATAGATGGCTTTGACGTAGACTATGGG AATGAGGTGTTAACCTTGAAACTCGGGGATCTGGGTATGTATGTGTTGAACAAACAAACACCAAATAGACAAATTTGGCTATCTTCCCCAGTGAG TGGTCCGGCGAGGTTTGATTGGGATCGGAACGCTCAAACCTGGGTCTATAGGCGGAGCAAAGCAGATTTACTGAATATGTTAGAAGGTGAGCTGGAGCAACTGTGTGGTGAACCCATCAGTCTTTCTTAG
- the LOC132168188 gene encoding frataxin, mitochondrial-like isoform X2 has translation MASRLQYLRRLPRLLKPSSSSSSSSTIRRFSFLLLEASRSETTRWSPACRTFCSRPLNLGDDPQGPAAIDYSSVLQEDEFHRLSNSTIHHLLEKLEEYGDNVEIDGFDVDYGNEVLTLKLGDLGMYVLNKQTPNRQIWLSSPVSGPARFDWDRNAQTWVYRRSKADLLNMLEDLTKKVGEELD, from the exons ATGGCTTCCAGGTTGCAATACCTCAGAAGGCTCCCAAGGCTTTTAAagccttcttcttcctcttcttcttcttcgacgATCCGTAGATTCAGTTTTCTGCTTCTAGAAGCTTCGAGGTCTGAGACAACTCGGTGGTCTCCTGCTTGTAGAACCTTCTGCTCTCGTCCACTGAATCTCGGAGACGACCCTCAAGGCCCTGCCGCCATTGATTACAG TTCTGTACTGCAAGAGGATGAGTTTCACAGGCTAAGCAATTCCACAATACATCACCTCCTAGAGAAACTCGAG GAATATGGTGATAATGTTGAAATAGATGGCTTTGACGTAGACTATGGG AATGAGGTGTTAACCTTGAAACTCGGGGATCTGGGTATGTATGTGTTGAACAAACAAACACCAAATAGACAAATTTGGCTATCTTCCCCAGTGAG TGGTCCGGCGAGGTTTGATTGGGATCGGAACGCTCAAACCTGGGTCTATAGGCGGAGCAAAGCAGATTTACTGAATATGTTAGAAG ACTTGACAAAGAAGGTTGGAGAGGAGCTGGATTGA